The Bradysia coprophila strain Holo2 unplaced genomic scaffold, BU_Bcop_v1 contig_151, whole genome shotgun sequence genome contains a region encoding:
- the LOC119074304 gene encoding probable RNA methyltransferase CG1239 codes for MEDCLELKVKQVDSTTNRLTDQNPEQNSEISATDTAAEITLKRPLSTTKTTYRPTSINPNSPKKQRLDMPVATVNSMQKKRGTSFIHGNYDRYYGYRNSADFKDIRLETFEKHRNFFEGKNVLDVGCNNGLVTISVARDLHVKHIVGVEIDRRLVDKARTLLTNEKRNSTADGESFPFNVEFKSGNYVLANEKLLEMEVEQFDTILCLSVTKWIHLNCGDDGLKLTFRRMYKQLLPGGRLILEAQDWKSYKRRKNLTPNIAANYKNIRLLPDAFDQYLLSEEVGFQNRFTINVAQHNAKGFQRPIKVFVK; via the coding sequence ATGGAAGATTGCTTGGAGCTAAAAGTGAAACAGGTTGATTCAACGACCAATCGTTTGACGGACCAAAACCCAGAACAAAATAGTGAAATTTCGGCAACAGATACAGCTGCCGAAATAACTCTCAAAAGACCACTCAgcacaacaaaaacaacgTACAGACCCACATCTATCAATCCAAACAGTCCGAAGAAGCAACGTCTTGATATGCCAGTTGCAACTGTTAATTCGATGCAGAAAAAGCGCGGTACATCCTTCATACACGGCAATTATGACCGATACTACGGTTACCGAAATTCCGCTGACTTTAAGGACATTCGACTGGAAACGTTTGAAAAACATCGCAACTTTTTCGAAGGCAAAAATGTGTTGGACGTTGGATGCAACAATGGATTGGTGACCATTTCGGTGGCCCGTGATTTGCATGTCAAGCATATCGTTGGTGTTGAAATTGACAGACGTTTAGTGGATAAGGCTCGCACATTACTGACCAACGAGAAACGGAATTCGACCGCAGATGGAGAATCGTTTCCGTTCAATGTGGAATTCAAAAGTGGCAACTATGTGCTGGCCAATGAGAAATTACTTGAAATGGAAGTGGAACAGTTCGACACAATTTTGTGCTTGTCGGTGACCAAATGGATTCACTTGAATTGCGGCGATGATGGACTGAAATTAACGTTTCGCCGAATGTACAAACAGTTGTTACCCGGTGGCCGATTGATATTGGAAGCTCAAGACTGGAAGAGTTATAAGCGACGGAAAAACCTGACGCCAAACATAGCGgccaattacaaaaatatccGACTTTTGCCGGACGCTTTCGATCAGTATTTACTCAGCGAGGAAGTGGGATTTCAAAATCGGTTTACCATCAATGTTGCGCAGCACAACGCCAAAGGATTTCAGCGACCAATCAAG